The genomic window GCGTTTCCTGGAAGAGCGTGATATCTTCGGCGCCGTTGCCGACAATCCGCAATTCGTGAAGCGGTTCACCGGGGCGCTGACGAGCCTGCGCACCCGTGGCACCGCCGAAACGCTGAAGCGCTATATCGACGGCGATCTGGAGTAGCGCCGCAATCAGGAGCCTCATGGCCGCAAAGCCGCTCATCATTTTCGATTGCGACGGGGTGCTGGTCGACAGCGAGCCGATTTCGCTCGCGGTCTTGCGGGAGGCGCTGGCCACCGAGGGCATCAGCATTTGCGATGAGGATGCGCGGCGGCTTTTTCTCGGCCGCTCGCTTGCCACCATGCTTGCAGTCGTCAAGCAGGATTTCGGCGCGACGCTTGGCGACGGGTTTCTGGAGCGGCTGAGACGCGAACTCTACGCCCGCTTCCGCCGCGATCTGAAGCCGACGGAGGGCATTGCCGAAGCCTGGACAGCACTTGCGGCGGAAGGCTATGGCTGGTGCGTTGCCTCCTCGTCCCAACCCGAGCGCATCCGGCTTTCGCTGGAGATCGCGGGGCTTCTGCCCCGGTTCGAACCGCCGATCTTCTCCGCCTCGATGGTGGAGAACGGCAAGCCCGCGCCGGATCTTTTCCTTTACGCGGCAAGCCGGATGAAGCGGTCGCGGGAGGAATGTCTGGTGATCGAGGACAGCCTCGCGGGTATTGCCGCGGCGAAGGCCGCGGGCATGCGGGTTTTCGCCTATGTCGGCGCCAGCCACGCACAATCATCCGACTACCGTGCGCAGATCGCGGCGCTTGACCCCGACCTAATGTTTGACGCCATGGACATTCTCGTCCAACGTGCGGCAAAAGTCTGACGGAAAAATCAAGGGTAGGAGCGACCGGGATGCGCGATCATGTGATTGCGGTCGATGTCGGCACGGCAAGCGTCAGGGCGGGCGTGTTCGATGCTGCAGGCGTAATGCTTGCCCGCGAGGCCGCTCCGCTGCGGTTGAAACGTGCCGGCCCCCGGCGCGGCGAATATTGCTCCGAAGACATTTGGCAGATGACGGCGGGCGCAGTGGTCGCGGCCCGCAAGGCAGCCGGCATCGCGGCCGAAAGGATCGCGGGTCTCGCCTTCGGCGCCACCTGCTCGCTGGTGCTTCTGGGGCGCGACGGCCGCCCGCTGGCGCTGTCCGAAGACGACACCGGTCCGTTCGACACCATCGCCTGGTTCGATCACCGCGCCGCCGATGAGGCAGCGCTTCTCAGCGGTTTCGACCATGAGGCGGTGCGCCATTCCGGCGGCTCGGTGTCGCCGGAAATGCAGGTTCCGAAACTGGCATGGCTGAAGCGCCACCGGCCGGACCTATGGGATCAGGCCGGCGCCTTCTTCGACCTCGCCGATTACCTCACCTTCCGCGCCACCGGCAACGATCGGCGGTCGCTGTCCACACTTGCGGCCAAATGGTTCTATCGCGGCGATCACGTTCTTCCCTGGCCGGGCGACCTTCTGGACCGGGTAGGCCTGTCCGACCTGCGCGACAAGGCGGGCGTCCCGGCATCCGTGCTGGCGCCGGGGGATGCTGCGGGACGGCTGACGGCGGCGGCGGCCCGAGATCTCGGGCTGGACGACGACGTGGTGGTCGCCGCTGGCCTCATCGATGCCTATGCCGGCGCGCTCGGCGCGCTGCCGCCGCCCGGCCTGAAAGCCGATGGCGAACTCGCCCTGATCGGCGGCACATCGAGCTGCATCGTCGGCTATGCCGGCCGGCCCGCCTTCGCGCCAAGCCTCTGGGGACCCTATTTTTCCGCGCTCTATCCCGGGAAATGGCTGTTCGAGGCGGGCCAGTCGGCGACCGGCGGCCTGCTCAACCACCTGCTGGAAGTCCACAGCGCCGGCGGCATCGCCACCGAGGAGCAGCATGGTCGGGTGATTGCCCGGATCGAGGAAATGCTTGCCGAACATGGCCCCGGCTTTGCCGACGGCCTCGACATCCTGCCCGATTTTCACGGCAGCCGTTCCCCCTTCGCCGATCCCTCGATGACCGGCATGGTCGCGGGATTGACGCTCGACGGAAGTTTCGACGGGCTCTGCCGGCTCTATTGGCGCGCCTCGGTGGCGATCGCCCTGTCGCTCCGGCAGATCCTCGCTTTGCTGACAGAGAATGGCATTCCCGCCACGAGGCTACATCTTGCCGGCGGCCACAGGCGCAACCCGCTGCTGACCCGCCTTTATGCCGATGCGACCGGATTGCCGGTGGCGATATCGCCCACCGAGGACGTCGTCCTGCTCGGCTCCGCCATCCACGCCGCAACCGCCGCGGGCCTCGCCGACAGCCTCGGTGCTGCAGCGCGAACCATGCAGGCCGCGCCGTTGGAGATTAAACCTGACCCCGCGCTTTCGGACTACTATGCCGGCCAGTATCGCCGGCTCGAAATCCTGCAACGATGCCGCGAAGATCTAAAATCCGTCAGATGACTTGCGACAGAAAGACATAAAGATTTCTTTATGTCTTTCTTGTCAGCTTGGACGCTTGCTGGTAGTAAAGGATCAAAACCTGCGGGCGTTTCGGCCTGCCTATTCCGGAGTTTCAGATGACAAACGACTATCTCGTCGCCGATATCGCGCTTGCCGATTACGGCCGCAAGGAAATCGACATTGCCGAAACCGAGATGCCGGGCCTGATGGCCGCGCGCGCCGAATTCGGCGACAGCCAGCCGCTGAAGGGCGCACGTATTTCCGGTTCGCTGCACATGACGATCCAGACCGCAGTGCTGATCGAGACGCTGAAGGCGCTTGGCGCCGATGTGCGCTGGGCCTCCTGCAACATCTTCTCCACCCAGGACCATGCCGCCGCCGCGATTGCCGCTTCCGGAACGCCGGTCTACGCCGTCAAGGGCGAGACGCTTGCGGAATACTGGACCTATACCGACCAGATCTTCCAGTGGACCGATGGCGGTCAGTCGAGCATGATCCTCGACGATGGCGGCGACGCCACCATGTATATCCTGATCGGCGCCCGCGCCGAGGCCGGCGAGGACGTGTTGTCGAAGCCCGGCTCCGAGGAAGAGGAAGTGCTGTTCGCGCAAATCAAAAAGCGCATGGAAGCCTCTCCCGGCTTCTTTACCAAACAGCGCGAAGCCCTTCTGGGCGTGACCGAAGAAACCACCACCGGCGTCAACCGTCTCTACCAGCTTGCGAAGAAGGGCCAACTCCCCTTCCCGGCGATCAACGTCAATGATTCGGTCACCAAGTCGAAATTCGACAACAAGTATGGCTGCAAGGAATCGCTGGTCGACGGCATCCGCCGCGCAACCGATGTGATGATGGCCGGCAAGGTCGCCGTCGTCTGCGGTTACGGCGATGTCGGCAAGGGCTCGGCCGCCTCGCTTTCCGGCGCGGGTGCCCGCGTCAAGGTGACGGAAGCCGATCCGATCTGCGCGCTTCAGGCGGCGATGGACGGGTTTGAAGTGGTGCTGCTGGAAGACGTGGTCGCGAGCGCGGATATCTTCGTCACCACCACCGGCAACAAGGACATCATCCGCATCGAGCATATGCGCGCGATGAAGGATATGGCGATCGTCGGCAATATCGGCCATTTCGACAACGAGATCCAGATTTCCTCGCTGCGCAATTACACATGGACCAATGTGAAGCCGCAGGTCGACATGATCTCGTTTCCCGACGGCAAGCGCATCCTGCTTCTGTCGGAAGGTCGCCTGCTGAACCTCGGCAACGCCACCGGCCATCCGTCCTTCGTGATGTCGGCCTCGTTCACCAACCAGGTGCTGGCCCAGATGGAAATCTTCCAGAACCACGACAAGTACGAAAACACGGTCCACGTTCTGCCGAAACATCTCGACGAAAAGGTCGCCCGCCTGCATCTCGACAAGCTCGGCGCGAAGCTGACGGTGCTGTCGGAAGAACAGGCCGCCTATATCGGCGTGACGCCTGAGGGTCCGTTCAAGCCGGAACACTACCGCTACTGAGGCCTGACGGGGGCGGTCGATCAGTCGGTGGCCTGCGAACGTCATAAAAAGAAAAGGCGGCCCTGCGTAGGAGCCGCCTTTTTCTATCGGCATCTCGCTTTTTTCGGGTCACCCTCGGGCTTGACCCGAGGGTCCAGGCGACGTTCACCGTGCGGCCTGGATGCTCGGATCAAATCAGAGCATGACTCTGAGAGTGGTGTAATTCCTGCGTCACCAGCCTGGCAGGTGCGCGCTGAACCGGCAGACCAAATGTCGTCTCGTCCCTGCTCAGCCTTCGAGCACGATCACCTTGGTGCGCTTGTCGGGATCGACGCGGGCATAGAGATCGATGATGTCCTGGTTGATCATGCGGATGCATCCGGACGAGACGGCCTGACCGATCGAGGTCCAGTCCGGATTGCCGTGGATGCGGAACATCGTGTCATTGCCGTTCTTGTAGAGATAGAGCGCGCGCGCGCCGAGCGGGTTCATCACGCCGGGCTCCATGCCGCCGGCATATTCCTTCAGCTCCGGCTGGCGCTTGATCATGGCCTGCGGCGGATACCAGGTCGGCCATTCGGCGCGGCGGCCGATATAGGCGTCGCCCGACCAGCGGAAGCCGTCGCGGCCGACGCCGATGCCGTAACGCAAGGCCTTGCCATCCTCGAGCACCAGATAAAGCAGCCGTTCCCTGGTATCGACGATGATCGTGCCGGGGGCCTCGTCGGTCTGGTAGTTGATGATCTGGCGGCGATATTTGTCGTCAACCTGGGTGATCGGCACGCGCGGCAGGTCGACGCCGTCGTCACTGGTCGCCGCATAGGCTGAGATCGGCGCCATCACCGTTGACGAACTGTTCGTGGTGGTACAGCCAGCGGCTGCGAGCAGGCCCGTCAGCGAGATTGCCAGGAAAAGGGTTCGAATGTGCATGGGCGGTCTCACGGCGTGGAACAAAAGGTGATAATAAGCAAGTGATAGAAGCTTATGGTTAAGATTTGGTTGCAACACAAGCTCTGGTACTGGCGGGAGGTGTGAATCGCGCGCCAAGGCCGCAGCGCTGTTGTGAAAATGCATCGAATGAAAGGAAGTTCCATGGCGATTGTCGATCTACATGGAAAAAACCCGACGGCGGACGGCCGCCAGTCGGACCGCGCCATCATGGTGCGCCGCGGCGTCCAGCATCTGCTGAAACACATGCGCCTTTCCGCAATCGCCGAGATGACGCTGAGAAGCGGCCGGCGCGCCGACCTGATCTGCCTTTCGGAAAAGGGCGAGATCTGGATCATCGAGATCAAGACCTCGATCGAGGATTTCCGCGTCGACCGGAAATGGCCGGAATACCGCGAATATTGCGACAGGCTGTTCTTCGCCACCCATGCCGATGTGCCGCTCGATATCTTCCCCGAGGATTGCGGCCTGCTGCTTGCCGATCGCTACGGCGCCGAGATGATCCGCCCCGCGCCGGAACACCGGCTCGCCCCGGCCCGGCGCAAGGTGCTGACCCTTGCCTTCGCCCGCAACGCCGCCGACCGGCTGACCTTTGCCGAACTGGCGCTGGAAAAGCTGGAAGCCGAGGGCATCGACGTTCGAATCTGAAAGGCCCTGAAGCGTCGGGCGAAAAAGTGGAATCCGGTTTTTCGTTAACCCGACGCGTCAAAATAGAGAATCTATAGTGGCGGCGTTCCGTTTTCGGCAAGCGCATTGCCGGCGAAATAGAGCGAGCCGCCGATCAGGATACGCGGTGCCGGCTGGTCGGCGCGCGCGCGCATGCAGATCGCCGCCAGCGCCTCGCCGATCGAGGACACCGGCTCGGCGGAAAGACCGGCATCGGCCGCAGAGGATGCCAGCGCGACGGGGTCGATCGAGGCCTCCGTGCCCTTGATCGGCGCGCAATAGACATAGGTCGCAAGGCCCGCGAAATGTTCGAAAAAGCCGAACGGGTCCTTGGTGTTGATCATGCCGATTATCAGGAACAGCGGACGCGGATCGCGCTCCTCGAAGCCCGCCAGCGCCTCGGCGATGACCTCTCCGGCGCCCGGATTGTGGCCGCCGTCGAGCCATATTTCCGACCCCGCCGGAGCCGCCGTCACCAGGTCGCCCACGGTCAGCCGCTGCAGGCGCGCGGGCCAGAACACGGAGCGCATGGCCGTTTCGACGGCCTTTTCCTCCAGCGTGAAACCGGCGGCCTTGACGGCCGAGATCGCGGCGGCGGCATTGGCATATTGGTGACGTCCCGGCAGAGCCGGCAGCGGCAGGTCCATCAGACCGTCGCCATCCTGATAGACAAGGCGGCCATGTTCCTCATGGGCGGAAAAATCCTGGCCATAGACGTGAAGCGGACAGCCGAGCCGGTCGGCGCTGGCGATCAGCACCTCCTCGGCCGCCTCATATTCCTGCTGGCCGATCACCACCGGCACGCCGGGCTTCATGATGCCGGCCTTTTCCGCCGCGATCAGTTCCACCCGGTCGCCGAGATAGGCCTGGTGGTCGAGCGAGATCGGCATGACCACGCAAACGGCGGGCCTGTCGATGACATTGGTGGCATCGAACCGGCCGCCGAGGCCAACTTCCAGGATCACCACATCGGCGGGAATTTCGGCGAACAGCACGAACGTCGCCGCCGTCAGCATCTCGAACACGGTGGCCTTGGCCCCGCCATTCGCGGCCTCGACGCGGCTGAGCGTTTCGGCCAGCAGCATGTCGTCGACATAGCCGCTCGCGCCGCCCGGCCCGCCGATGCGGAAGCGCTCGTGCCAGCGCACCAGATGCGGCGAGGAATGAACGTGGACCGAAAGGCCGGAGGCCTCCAGCAGCGCCCGGCAGAAGGCGGTCGTCGAACCCTTGCCGTTGGTGCCGGCGATATGGATCACCGGCGGCAGGGAGAGATGCGGATTGCCGAGCTTTTCGAGCAGAACCCGGATCCGCTCAAGCGACAGATCGAAGCCCTTCGGATGCAGTTGCATCAGGTGCTCGATCACGCGCTCGGCAGCGCCGAATGACTGGTTGTCCATGATTGATCCGATTCTGCGGGCGTCTCCCGCCGGGGCGTCTTCGCACCCTTTTTATTCCGTCCGGTGCGGACGGTCGCCGCTGCCTCTGGCGGGCGGCGGCTCCCTTCATCTTTCTCAGGCCTGCTGCACCGGAGCTTCGTCCGCAGGAAGCGGGGCGCGGGGCATCTCTTCGGAGATCGCCTGCGGCGACTGCGGTCCTTCCAACAACGCGTTTGCGGGCGTTGCCGGGGACCCGGTCATGATCTTCAAAAGCCTGGCCAGCGTCTCGGCCAGATCATGGCGCTTGACGACCATGTCGACCATGCCGTGTTCGAGCAGGTATTCCGCCGTCTGGAAGCCGTCCGGCAACTGTTCGCGAATGGTCTGCTCGATCACGCGGCGGCCGGCAAAACCGATCTCGGCGCCGGGTTCTGCGATATGCAGGTCGCCGAGCATGGCATAGGAAGCCGAAACGCCGCCGGTGGTCGGGTTGGTCAGCACAACGACATAGGGCAGGCCCGCATCGCGCATCATCTCGATCATCACCGTCACGCGCGGCATCTGCATCAGCGACAGGATGCCCTCCTGCATGCGCGCGCCGCCGGACGCCGGGAAGATCACCAGCGGGCAGCCTTCGTCGATCGCGCGCTGGAAGGCCTGGATGATCGCCTCGCCCGCGGCCATGCCGAGCGAGCCGCCCATGAACTTGAACTCCTGCACAACGGCAACGAGTTTCAGACCCTCGAGCGTGCCGAGACCGGCGACGATCGTGTCTTCCTGGTCGGTCTTGGCGCGGTTTTCCTTCAGACGGTCGATATATTTCTTGGAATCGCGGAATTTCAGCGGATCCTGCGCCACCTTCGGCTGCGGCAGATCCTCATAGGCGCCGTCATCGAACAGATCGGCAAGGCGCGCGCGCGCCGGCATCTTCATGTGATAGCCGGAAGACGGGATCACCCACTTGTTTTCTTCCAGATCGGTATGAAACACCATGGCGCCTGTTTCGGGGCACTTGATCCACAGATTCTCGGGCACCTCGCGGCGGCCGAACATGGAATTGATCCGCGGCCGCACGTAATTGGTAATCCAGTTCACCACATGAACCTCCTGAATTTCTTTGCCTGCCGTGTGCCAGATTTACTCGGCGGCTGCAAGGCGCGCGTCCCGCACCCCGCTTGAAAGGCCTTTCACGAAGGTCGAAACCGCATCGACCGTATCCTTGCTTGCCTTGCCATCGGCCGTCAGGCTGCCGGCGATCTGGTTGACCAGCGCGGTTCCCACCACCACGCCATCTGCGGCCGCCCCAATCAGGCGGGCATGCTCGGCGGTCTTGACGCCGAAGCCGACGCAGACCGGCAGATCGGTATGCGCCTTGATGCGCGCAACCGCAGCGCCTACCAGCGAGGGGTCGGGCAGCGCCGAGCCGGTGATCCCGTTCATCGAGACATAATAGACGAAGCCGGAGGTATTCTTCAAAACCGCAGGCAGGCGCTTGCCGTCCGTGGTGGGGGTCGCAAGCCGGATGAAGTTCAGACCCGCCGCGAGTGCCGGTATGCAGAGTTCATTGTCCATTTCCGGCGGCAGGTCGACGATGATCAGCCCGTCAATGCCAGCTTCCAGCGCATCTGCGATGAAGCGGTCGACGCCGTAGATATAGATCGGATTGTAATAGCCCATCATCACGATCGGGGTATCGGCGTCGCTTTCGCGAAACCTCCGGGCAAGTTCCAGGGTCTTGGCCAGCGTCTGGCCGCCCTTCAGCGCCCTCAGTCCCGCCATCTGGATCGACGGGCCATCGGCCATCGGATCGGAAAACGGCATGCCCAGTTCGATCACGTCCGCGCCGGCCTTCGGCAGCGCCTTCATGATGGCGAGCGAGGTATCGAAATCCGGATCGCCGCCCATGAAATAGGTGATCAGCGCCGGCCGGCCCTCGGTCTTCAGCGCGGCAAAGCGTTTTTCCATACGTTCGGTCATACTCTACTCCGTGGCATCTTCGATGCGAAATAATCTGCGAGCGGCGCGCCGGCCCTGCGTGCTATTGCGTTGCCTCGTCCGACCAGGCCGAAATCGCCTCCACCAGCGACTTATGGACGGACTTCATGTTCAGCACGAGGCTGTCGATCTCGGCCGAGGCATTGCCGCCAGCCGCAAGAGCGTTCAGCGC from Martelella sp. NC20 includes these protein-coding regions:
- a CDS encoding HAD family hydrolase, translated to MAAKPLIIFDCDGVLVDSEPISLAVLREALATEGISICDEDARRLFLGRSLATMLAVVKQDFGATLGDGFLERLRRELYARFRRDLKPTEGIAEAWTALAAEGYGWCVASSSQPERIRLSLEIAGLLPRFEPPIFSASMVENGKPAPDLFLYAASRMKRSREECLVIEDSLAGIAAAKAAGMRVFAYVGASHAQSSDYRAQIAALDPDLMFDAMDILVQRAAKV
- a CDS encoding FGGY-family carbohydrate kinase codes for the protein MRDHVIAVDVGTASVRAGVFDAAGVMLAREAAPLRLKRAGPRRGEYCSEDIWQMTAGAVVAARKAAGIAAERIAGLAFGATCSLVLLGRDGRPLALSEDDTGPFDTIAWFDHRAADEAALLSGFDHEAVRHSGGSVSPEMQVPKLAWLKRHRPDLWDQAGAFFDLADYLTFRATGNDRRSLSTLAAKWFYRGDHVLPWPGDLLDRVGLSDLRDKAGVPASVLAPGDAAGRLTAAAARDLGLDDDVVVAAGLIDAYAGALGALPPPGLKADGELALIGGTSSCIVGYAGRPAFAPSLWGPYFSALYPGKWLFEAGQSATGGLLNHLLEVHSAGGIATEEQHGRVIARIEEMLAEHGPGFADGLDILPDFHGSRSPFADPSMTGMVAGLTLDGSFDGLCRLYWRASVAIALSLRQILALLTENGIPATRLHLAGGHRRNPLLTRLYADATGLPVAISPTEDVVLLGSAIHAATAAGLADSLGAAARTMQAAPLEIKPDPALSDYYAGQYRRLEILQRCREDLKSVR
- the ahcY gene encoding adenosylhomocysteinase; this encodes MTNDYLVADIALADYGRKEIDIAETEMPGLMAARAEFGDSQPLKGARISGSLHMTIQTAVLIETLKALGADVRWASCNIFSTQDHAAAAIAASGTPVYAVKGETLAEYWTYTDQIFQWTDGGQSSMILDDGGDATMYILIGARAEAGEDVLSKPGSEEEEVLFAQIKKRMEASPGFFTKQREALLGVTEETTTGVNRLYQLAKKGQLPFPAINVNDSVTKSKFDNKYGCKESLVDGIRRATDVMMAGKVAVVCGYGDVGKGSAASLSGAGARVKVTEADPICALQAAMDGFEVVLLEDVVASADIFVTTTGNKDIIRIEHMRAMKDMAIVGNIGHFDNEIQISSLRNYTWTNVKPQVDMISFPDGKRILLLSEGRLLNLGNATGHPSFVMSASFTNQVLAQMEIFQNHDKYENTVHVLPKHLDEKVARLHLDKLGAKLTVLSEEQAAYIGVTPEGPFKPEHYRY
- a CDS encoding L,D-transpeptidase gives rise to the protein MHIRTLFLAISLTGLLAAAGCTTTNSSSTVMAPISAYAATSDDGVDLPRVPITQVDDKYRRQIINYQTDEAPGTIIVDTRERLLYLVLEDGKALRYGIGVGRDGFRWSGDAYIGRRAEWPTWYPPQAMIKRQPELKEYAGGMEPGVMNPLGARALYLYKNGNDTMFRIHGNPDWTSIGQAVSSGCIRMINQDIIDLYARVDPDKRTKVIVLEG
- a CDS encoding MmcB family DNA repair protein yields the protein MAIVDLHGKNPTADGRQSDRAIMVRRGVQHLLKHMRLSAIAEMTLRSGRRADLICLSEKGEIWIIEIKTSIEDFRVDRKWPEYREYCDRLFFATHADVPLDIFPEDCGLLLADRYGAEMIRPAPEHRLAPARRKVLTLAFARNAADRLTFAELALEKLEAEGIDVRI
- a CDS encoding bifunctional folylpolyglutamate synthase/dihydrofolate synthase translates to MDNQSFGAAERVIEHLMQLHPKGFDLSLERIRVLLEKLGNPHLSLPPVIHIAGTNGKGSTTAFCRALLEASGLSVHVHSSPHLVRWHERFRIGGPGGASGYVDDMLLAETLSRVEAANGGAKATVFEMLTAATFVLFAEIPADVVILEVGLGGRFDATNVIDRPAVCVVMPISLDHQAYLGDRVELIAAEKAGIMKPGVPVVIGQQEYEAAEEVLIASADRLGCPLHVYGQDFSAHEEHGRLVYQDGDGLMDLPLPALPGRHQYANAAAAISAVKAAGFTLEEKAVETAMRSVFWPARLQRLTVGDLVTAAPAGSEIWLDGGHNPGAGEVIAEALAGFEERDPRPLFLIIGMINTKDPFGFFEHFAGLATYVYCAPIKGTEASIDPVALASSAADAGLSAEPVSSIGEALAAICMRARADQPAPRILIGGSLYFAGNALAENGTPPL
- the accD gene encoding acetyl-CoA carboxylase, carboxyltransferase subunit beta, whose translation is MNWITNYVRPRINSMFGRREVPENLWIKCPETGAMVFHTDLEENKWVIPSSGYHMKMPARARLADLFDDGAYEDLPQPKVAQDPLKFRDSKKYIDRLKENRAKTDQEDTIVAGLGTLEGLKLVAVVQEFKFMGGSLGMAAGEAIIQAFQRAIDEGCPLVIFPASGGARMQEGILSLMQMPRVTVMIEMMRDAGLPYVVVLTNPTTGGVSASYAMLGDLHIAEPGAEIGFAGRRVIEQTIREQLPDGFQTAEYLLEHGMVDMVVKRHDLAETLARLLKIMTGSPATPANALLEGPQSPQAISEEMPRAPLPADEAPVQQA
- the trpA gene encoding tryptophan synthase subunit alpha, translating into MTERMEKRFAALKTEGRPALITYFMGGDPDFDTSLAIMKALPKAGADVIELGMPFSDPMADGPSIQMAGLRALKGGQTLAKTLELARRFRESDADTPIVMMGYYNPIYIYGVDRFIADALEAGIDGLIIVDLPPEMDNELCIPALAAGLNFIRLATPTTDGKRLPAVLKNTSGFVYYVSMNGITGSALPDPSLVGAAVARIKAHTDLPVCVGFGVKTAEHARLIGAAADGVVVGTALVNQIAGSLTADGKASKDTVDAVSTFVKGLSSGVRDARLAAAE